ATTATATAGTAgtctttgcatgcagttgcaattccaagactttagatggcagtagtgaatTTGCCATTCAATGTGCCACTCTTAAtctgtttgtactgtaagtattggatTTATTACACGCCGGCAGTTAAATTGTAACACACGTAGTTTTTAATACCAAAATTTGGAGGCGGTGAAAACGCCATGTAAAATcgttaatgctaatcagtagcttgTCTATGGCAAATAAATTAGCATCGGGCGTCTTCTTCTTGCTTTGTCATGGTGTGAAATTGTAACAGTGCCCGGAGCAAGTCCAGAAATGCTTGTTTCCCGGCCAGGTGTTTGAACCGGACGTCACGTCCCATGtaacaaaaaaattgaaatatggTACCGTTTGATTTTAGATGAATTGGTACCCGGGAGTACCTTTTCAATTGGGACCCATTagagttgtacagtataccggtattaatgtagtaccacgatactaatgaatcatattcggttctATATCgcatctaaaaagtaccggttccacACCCCCCCGCCGtcatcacgtcgtgacattgctggttttacgagcagatgagcatgttcggcagcgcacgggTACAGAGTACCTACACgcacacagtgtgtagacaagaaagggagaacggacacattttggcttaaaaagtaaatataaaggtgaagttataacactgaaatgccctcaggaagaggtgctttaagacatggctagctaggtagcgtgttttagctacttctaaatcacttgtctttgtctccatggcgacaaataaagttagtttcttacaagtatcattatcactgcaggacgaggaatagctaaacatgcttcactacacactaggaggatacaatagctcactggcgtcacaatgtaaacaaatgccatgggtggatctacacctgacatccactgtaatgataccaagtacaggagcgtaggtagtcgatactactatgattacatcaatatttttgtaGCATCAAAAAatctttcgtttttaaaaaaatgtatattatgtttagaaactcaggtaatatgtccctggacacatgaggaccaatgtatgatcctgcaactacttggtatcagattgataccggaatttgtggtatcatccaaaactaatgtaaaagtaTCAAACGACAGAACAATAAGTGATTGAATTTGAACAGAagagtagatagaacatgttaaaacagaaaataagcagatattaacagtaaattagcaagtaattttctatagagatgtccgataatggcttttttgccgatttccgatattgtccaactataCCATTATataaagtcgtggaattaacacattattatgcctaattttgttctgatgccccgctggatgtgttaaaaaatataacaaggttttcgaaaataaatcaactcaagttatggaaaaaaatgccaacatggcactgccatatttattattgaagtcacaaagtgcattttatttattatttttatttttttattttttacatgcctcaaaacagcagcttggaatttgggacatgctctccctgagagagcatgaggaggttaagcTGGGCAGGGTTTGAGGGTATATTCTAACGTCCCAAAAAAgctagtgctgcaatgggttctgggtatttgttctgttgggtttatgttgcGTTAGGGTgcagatgttttcctgaaatgtctttgtcattcttgtttgttgtgggttcacagtgtggcgcatatttgtaacagtgttaaagttgtttatacggccaccctcagtgtgacctgtatggctgttgaccaagtatgcttgcattcacgtgtgtgtgtgtgtgtgtgtgtgtgtgtgtgtgtgtgaaaagcttttaaggtttattacagatcacaccctcagtgtgacctgtatggctgttgaccaagtatgcttgcattcacgtgtgtgtgtgtgtgtgtgtgtgtgtgtgtgtgtgtgtgtgtaaagctgttaaggtttattggcgctctgtacttctccctatgtcccattttactttttgaaacagataccggtgattttgaaaccgataccgataatttccgatattacattttaaagcatttatcggcagtccgatactatcgaacatctctaattttctaccccttgtcctttagaatgttgacaaaataataggtgtataaatgacacaatatgttactgcatatgtcagcagactaattaggagcctttgtttgtttacttactactaaaagaaaagttgtctagtatgttcactattttgtttgaggacaaaattTCATgtttatgtaccctaagattattttgttcaaataaaaccaataatgcatttttttgtagtccccttaaagcaggggtgtccaaacttacactgaaaaatcaaagcaagcagaggccatttatttaaaaaaaaaacaatacaatatatgaataaaaaatatacatttaggcctccactcaggcttgatcccggggaccccaaagggttttggtaaaaataaaatgttaaaaatgcgtCATTActcactattattatttttattattattcaagttttaaatctctagatcaacattagttctaattgtcaatatgacgtttttaaagatttaagttaaatgctctttttgtaaaagaaaacaatgatttttttatggaaaaaaaacacaaaatatgcaatattttcacccataacatttttaagtacaatatttgagattatataataaatgGAGCcataaaaaggtcaacaactcataacaccattgattttaatttactattattttttatgcaatgacacttaaaaacaaaacacactgatccaaagggGGCCTACtcaataaagtgttaaaaataaactctatatattttttttacggtttactttaacacaatggtctcgagatcaacttcagatatatccgtcaattataattttttttttgtttatgttttttgtttgtttgttttaggcccttctttggaaaaaaaacaaactgctcagttttttatatggcaaacacaaaatatgcaacattagcccccaaaaatatctcaaagtggaatatttaatgtgaagtaattggagccttgaataggtcaataaatcataatgacattgattttgattcactattattttttaaagaaacagcctgcatggcagctttgtgttattagagtcaaaattgcaaaatgttcttgtttcattttacatttgctcttttatatcactttttatgttttaatttttatcaATCGtatttaaaaaatgacctgcggggtgcaaatggcccccgggccgcactttggacacccctgctttaaaggggaacattatcacaatttcaaaagggttaaaaacaataaaaatcagttcccagtggcttgttgtattttttgaagtttttttcaaaattttaccggtctcgaaatatccctaaataaagctttaaagtgccttattttcgctatcttcgaaaccactatccatttccctgtgacgtcacacagtgctgccaatgtaaacaaacaatgggaataccacagcaagatatagcgacattagctcggattcaaactcggatttcagcgatttaagcgattcaacagattacgcatgttgatggttggagtatgaaagtattgaagaagaaactgaagctattgagcgaatagctattgacgctattaatagccatagcatggccgaatagctgcgttagcatcgccggtaaaatgtgcggaccaaacgatcaggactttcgcatcttttgacactggggcaacttaaatccgtcgattggtaagtgttttttttcgcattaaatgtgggtggaaggaaacgtaatatagttgcaaatgcatctacaggttatccatacatctctgtaccatgtctgctttagcaccgccggtaaatagcatgttagcatcgattagcatagcatgttagcatcgattacctggcagtcaacatcaacaaaactcacctttgtgatttcgttgactatcgttgcaaatgcatttgcaggttatccatacatctctgtgccatgtctgtcttagcatcgccggtaaaatgtggagacattctggcacattcaatgggggtctggcggcagacactttcacatcttcgggccagtggtgcaacttgaatccctccctgttagtgttgttacaccgtcgaggcacgatgtctccaaggttccaaaaaatagtcaaaaaaacggaaaataacagagctgagacccggtgtttgtaatgtgttgaaaatgaaaatggcgggtgtgttacctcggtgaagtcacattctgacgtcatcgctaaaaggccgataaacagaaaggcgtttaatttgccaaaattcacccatttagagttcggaaatcggttaaaaaaatagatggtcttttttctgcaccatcaaggtatatattgacgcttacataggtctgctgataatgttcccctttaaagtatcgggacaacactaggaCCCATACCTGGTAgcgatgtaccgtatttttcggactataagtcgcagcttttttcatagtttggccgggggtgggacttgtactcaggagcgacttatgtgtgaaattactaaCATATTACCTTAAAatctcaaataatattatttaattatttcacgtaagagactagacgtataagatttcatggaatttatggattaggagtgacagattgtttggtaaacgtatagcatgttctatatgttatagttatttgaatgactcttaccataatatctgAAGTCAACATAGCAggcatacacttattcagcctgttgttcacaatttttttattttaaattgcctttcaaatgtctattctttgtgttggttttatcaaataaatttcccccaaaaatgcgatttatactcaatTGCCACTTGTGTTTTTttgccttctttattatgcattttcggcaggtgcgacttatactccggagcgacttgtactCTGAAAAATGCGGTGCATAAAACTAAAATGCGTTCTGGAACTTGGAGAAGTGTtagggcggtgtagctcggttggtagagtggccgtgccagcaacttgagggttggaggttcgattcccgcttccgccatcctagtcactgccgttgcaagacactttacccacctgcttccagtgccacccacactgttttgaatgtaacttagatattgggtttcactatgtaaagcgctttgagtcactagagaaaaagcgctatataaatataattcacttcacaaaaaaatatatataattcacttggTGACTCGTGCTACAAAACTGATAGGATGCTTGTAGATGTTTATTTCATAATTTGCTGTTTGTCTGCGTGTGTGCGACAGCTGTACAACTTTGGGGAGACGGTTTCCGTGGTCTTCTGGACGGACACGTGGAAACCCGAAAGCTTCTACGACAAAATCTGCAAAAACCGATCAGCTGGACTGCACACTCTTTGTTTACTCGGTAAGACCACGAACACGGTGATGTTTGAGCCACCCGatgtcactttttttttccaccccAGACCAATCAATCACTCTGTGACGCCCCCCTTAAGGGACCAAAGCCAACCCCCAATTGGCCCCCAACGGCCTGCGTCTCATCTGTGATGTTCATGCTTATTAAAGCTAATGGACGACAAGTTGGGAAGGGGTCCAGGGTTTGGTTGCGGGGGGGGAGGATGGGCCGTCATtgatgttagcattagcatgttagGTGAGTTCCAGAAGTGCTTACGTTGTGTGTTTGCAGATCTCAAAGTGAAGGAACAGTCAGTGGAGAACATGATGAGGTAACAACACACACGGACTACACCGAGTGACGCACCTAATGGAGGCCTGTTTTCAGAGGGAAGAAGATCTACGAGCCTCCCCGCTTCATGAGCGTGTCGCAGGCGGCCAACCAGATGGTCCAGATCGTCCAGAGGAGGCGGGAGCAGGGGGAGGAGCTTGGCGGTGAGACACAGCTGACGCATACATCCACGtaattaatttaaaggcctactgaaagccactactaccgaccacgcagtctgatagtttatacatcaatgatgaaatattaacattgcaacacatgccaatacggcatttttagtttactaatttgcaattttaaatttcccgcgaggtatcctgttgaaaacgttggggtatgatgacgcttatgttgacgtgtgcttgtgacgttattggttggcgcggacatttcagcccagcacccagcccagtcgtctcttttcatcgcataattacacagtattttggacatctgtgttgctgaatctttggcaatttgtccaattaataatggagactataaagaaaaatgctgttggtggaaagcggtggattgcagctgcctttagcagctgaaacacagccagtgtttctttgtttattgtgaagctttaacacagagcggtcaagcgaacatgtttctctaccacatgtcaaccaattgtgatattaagtcggctcttgccggagacttcagcggattatgcgacctcctcctgcagctgtgatcttggctcctccattggcttctctcagagacactggcgttcactgcagccctccgactttcaggtatgactttataatctcactaaaacactattaacacaagtagataagggattttccagaattatcctagtaaatgtgtctaataacatctgaatcgctcccacttctGCCGCCTTGAGCCGTcgcccttccttttttttttgtgtttcactctaactttcctcatccacgaatatttcatcctcgctcaaattaatggggaaattgtcgctttctcagtccgaattgctgtTGATGCTGTAggctatgattaaaaacaatgtgaggagccctacaacccgtgatgtcacgcgcacattgtctgctacttccggtacaggcaaggctttttattagcgaccaaaagttgcgaactttatcgtcgatgttctctactaaatcctttcagcaaaaatatagcaatatcgcgaagtgatcaagtatgacacataaaatggacctgctataataataatggattagatttatatcactcttttctattgttagatactcaaagcgttcacagtgaagtgggaacccatcattcattcacacctggtggtggtaagctacatctgtagccacagctgccctggggtagactgacggaagcgtggctgccactttgcgcccacggcccctccgaccaccacctatcattcattcaccagtgtgagcggcaccgggggctagggtgaagtgtcctgcccaaggacacaacggcagcgatttggatgtcaataggtgggaagcgaacctgcaacccctcaggtttctggcacggccgctctacccactacgccatgccgccccattgacctgctatccccgtttaaataagaaaatctcatttcagtaggcctttaaaaaaaaattaaaaagtacctCACTCTTCCCTGCTGCCTGTCTGCAGGTGTGACGGAGGACACGGTGTGCGTAGGCGTGGCCCGGCTCGGCGCTGACGACCAGAAGATCTGCACGGCCACGTTGGGTCAGTTGGTGTCATGTGACCTCGGCGCGCCGCTCCATTCGCTGGTAGTCACCGGCAAGCTCCACCCCCTGGAGGTGGACATGTTACGGCTCAATGCTCAACCGGACGCACTGCGGCACCTGAGCACGGAGGACGGCTCGtagcacacacaaaacacacataaAGGTTATCATTTGGACAGAGCACCAggtttttgttcagtacttgtggggaccaccctttctacaggttgtggaggcataaaaaaaaaaaactaggtcAAATGTCCAATGCCTAGTTAGTTCATAcaggtctttaaatctctggattggtgaagtaatgtgctgatcattcttactggggacaaaaagagttaatatggttcatggggaccaaatttaaataattttccataccgtatttccttgaattgccgccgggtatatggtatgcgcctgcctagaattactgccgggtcaaacttgtttcgcaaaatattatttttagtagcgcatgtctagaatttctgccgggtcaaactcgtttcgcaaaataattagcatatgcctagaatttccgccgggtcaaactcgtcacgtcacgagtgacacttcacctgtcatcatttttaaaatggaggttgatttcaataatttgaaatcgaataataggaagaagattaagagctattcagtaggatttaaggtccaagctattgaatatgctaaaaagaacagtaaggagctattttttattaatataccgtagctgcgtgtgtcaaatatgagtcattaaatgactcccgcctcctggtggtagagggcgctagtgatccttcttgcgactactctgctgcagaagaagtgacaacaagcagcaaaagtgagcagcgatcttttttttttccctctcgtTTGCACTTtttacatggaggattacatatctaaaataaaaacggttttctaaactggactttcaatcgaagcaggaggtaataaaggaagatttccatcgagacagagagacttttaaaactgaagaaaaataaggaagacttctataaacaagttatcgatgcttttgatcagaaggagctggcatggactatataagtaaaggtaagaccatagtaacgtttttattaaatgtgcttttcatgatggtatccttacatcacactcggaatttttaagcgcaggcctaaatttacctaatgcctttggtaagtgccggagtgagaagagggttttaaattaattagcgcccccggcggcaattcaaggaaatatggtaatttacacaaatttgtacgtgactactaaccattacaaaaaattaaataaataaaaaaagtttaaatatgaCACGATCCTCAGAATTATTTAAAAagatttccctttaggggacctgtttttttttagtccccataccgtcagaagttccCTAAAGCTGActttgtaaacagagcaatgtccccattaagtcagaattgccagaacacacgcgcgcgcacacacacgcacacgtacacacgcacacacacatacactagaaAAACTGAGTCATTCTGTGACATCCACTCCTTCCTCctcaaaacaggaagtgagccaaataacttcaaaataaagccaGTCTTCTTTAATATTCTTTGAATTTGTTTGGTCAATTTCCTGGTTGTGCTGCCAAACGCTGCGTTTGACCACACAGACTTCCTGTTTCCTGTCCTGTGACGTCGACAAAGGTGACCAGTCTGTTACTTACTGTTGAGGGTCTACACCCCCCCTCCCGTGACTGTGGTTTTGGCACCCGCACACGGACACAGTCCGTGGATCTATTGGCACTCTGAGGGGGCGTGGCCATCCAGCACTCAGTTCGGCTCTGATTATTATTAATGAAGGCACTTTCCCAGAATTCCCTATTCCGGTCAACAGGTAATTGAGGAAGTTGGGAGGGGGTCGTGGAAAAAGGAAGCCCTTTGGAGGCAGACAAGGACGGGTAACGAAATTAAAGGGCAGTTCGAGTTCATCACAGTTAGCCCCTCCCCCTAAAAGGGTCCTGCTGTAACCCCAAGGTCAGCGGTCACCAGTGCAGACAACAGGCAATTGGTCCCAGAGTCCAAAGGGGGAGGAGCCTCTACATGGCGGAGATGTCGATCTGAACGTACAGCTGACGGACTCCGACCTGTGGAGAGACACCATCTTACTAGATGCTCCTCGACACTAGGGGGCGCCAGTGGGCCTGAAGCAGGTTCACAAACCTGCGTGAAAATGTTGTGCGTCTGGCTCTGGATCCAGCGGGTGTCAGCGTCCGGCGCCACGAGGAGTTTGAGCGTTCCGATGTAGACGTCGGTGCACAGCGTCCAGAAATGAGGCTCTTGCACGTTGTAGACGCCCTGCAGCTGCTGCACCTGAACGCACCGTCAGCACAAACGTCAGCCGGACGCCCGCGCAGATACACCCCTGGGGGTGTGGCTTGTACCCACCCTTTGGTAGCACTCGGGGAGGGCGTCGTCCAGAGGGGGCGGCGTCCTCTGCATTAAGATCCCGATGGAATCTCGCAGCAAAGGCACCACACTGTGGGTCAAAGGTCAACTGCCATGAGCTGAGCAAATCAGTGTA
This genomic window from Nerophis ophidion isolate RoL-2023_Sa linkage group LG26, RoL_Noph_v1.0, whole genome shotgun sequence contains:
- the dph5 gene encoding diphthine methyl ester synthase — protein: MLYLIGLGLGDATDITVKGLQALRKCSRVYLEAYTSVLTVGKEALEEYYGKELILADRDLVEQEADEILKDAKETDIAFLVVGDPFGATTHSDLVLRAVHAGIPYRVIHNASIMNAVGCCGLQLYNFGETVSVVFWTDTWKPESFYDKICKNRSAGLHTLCLLDLKVKEQSVENMMRGKKIYEPPRFMSVSQAANQMVQIVQRRREQGEELGGVTEDTVCVGVARLGADDQKICTATLGQLVSCDLGAPLHSLVVTGKLHPLEVDMLRLNAQPDALRHLSTEDGS